DNA sequence from the Callospermophilus lateralis isolate mCalLat2 chromosome 2, mCalLat2.hap1, whole genome shotgun sequence genome:
GATTAGTAATCAATATTAAGACTGTGAAGTACAAAAGAACAATTTAGTGTCTTCAGAATTACAATTCAGGAGACAAAAATCTGAGTAAAACTGAAAATGTGTTCCAGAGAGAGAACAAAGAGCTTAGGCTTAAGAAGGGAAAAACCTACAATGATTAGTATAGGCAGACATCCAAGTTCATGAGTCCATACCTAATGATCAACTTCTGATTATAACTGCAGGCCTATCTAAGTGTAGCCTGTCAAATGATCAGGAGGCTCCATTTAAAgatgctctctctctttctaggcCCTGACGAAAGTAATTCCATTTGGGGTAGCATTTTTCATGAATTTACATACCTTTGGGTTATCTTTCCAAACTTTGGTGCAATTAGACTGTAGGATATTTCCTTCCTGACCAGTAGGCCTCTAGAGGAAAGAAACCTAGTTATATTACTTAACCTGTCTTAACTTATGTGAGTCTTAGGTTCTTCATCCTTGAATTATGCATAAGAAGATAtatcttttaatatttaaaaatttaataagaaataaTGTCCTGTGACTTATAGCACATAATGCCTGGCCTTGTGGCTTGAATTTAAATTCTCTAGATAGTGCATTCTCATTGTTCCTTTGATGATTGTTTTCTTCTCTCTGCTCTATGAAGTCAAATTTTCTATAAGGAGTATGAACATTTCCTGCTGAAAGCACTTTTATGTTTCCAGTAAATTTTAACATGTATTATTCAATTACATTTGATTTTTTGGCAGAAttgatgatgaaaatattttacaaagatGGTAACATAGTTACAAACCACTCAGAATAGACATTGATTATAAACAACAAATGTAGAAGCTATAATCTCAGACCTGTTTTTTTgatgttttaatattttggttggcacacacacatatgtatatatataatatctctatctatctatgtatgtatCTATCCATCTATTACTGTTTTCTCTGACCTGTATAAGGAACAATATTTAGCTGGCACAGTTACTATGGCCACACTGGGTATTTATGGCAGGcattcattttgatttatttgagCCCTGGCTATACAATCGTTAAGGATCTGAATATCACTGCTGTTCATTAGTTATTTAGAATTTTGTTTTAATAGTCTCAGGTAATGGAAATTTTGTATTAACTCTTTAATCATATGTAAGAAAAAGAACATGGACTAGTTAAtatcatttctttaaaatttgcTGAATCTTACCTGCTGCCTAACGTAATATCAATTTTTGCATATATTCTACATGTGCCTTAAaagaatgtatattctataacagTTGGGCTGTAGCTTGTTAAATTTTTGTTCAAATATTTTACATCATTATAAATCTTTGTGTATCGGTTCTTCCAGTACCTGAGAGAAATGTATAGTTATATCAAGTTTTCTTTTACAAACTAAAGCTCTTTTATTAGGAAAATAAAGCTTGACTTTATATACCTTCCTGTTTAAatgaaacttttattttattgtaactACCCCTTGTATctctaataattatttttttggtcTTAAATCTACTTTGTCACATTAATATAGAAACATCAGCAACTGGTTAATTtgcctaatttatacattttccatattttatttcaaCTTATTTTTTCTTATGTGTTTTATCTGTCTCTTGTAAACATACAGATTAAAACAATCTAAAGatccttttaaaataaatgttatatATCTAGCATAATGATATTTCTCTTAAATATCTTCCCtccccactccaaaatgaactgaCAAGCACATTCAGGATTTGCAAGAAAGCTTTAGACAACCAACCAAATGAACTGATAGcgcatttacaattttttttaattttaaaactattttattttaaactaagttttaaaaattcttttctatGTATATTTGAACTACTATTTAGTATTATTTATTTTCACCTGAAGAATTTGCTTTAATATTTTGGAATATGGGTTTGTTTATAAAGAATCATGTCAGTTTGATATACAATTTTGCTTGACAGACATGAGTAATagtgtgttttgttttattttttgtttttcttctaggtttttgaaTATGTTATCCTACTACCTTCTTATCAAAAAATGACAAGTCATTATTTGATGAGAagtcagcatttaatctgatagtGATTCCCTGGTATATGATGAGACAGTTTTCTCTTAATACTTATGAgatatttttttttgaaagacaAATTATTAATTATGATGTGCCTGAGTGTGGATCTCTTTGAATTTATCTTGAAGTTTGTTGAGCCTCTTGTATGTGAATGCTAATGTTTCAtcaaatataacatttttttctgcTCATCCTCTTATGCTACTCCCATTATGTATTTGTTGGTACACTTAACAGTGTCTTGCTCCAAAGTTCTGATTATCATATAATTATAAGGTTATTACGATTATGCCTTTTTATAGTATAGCTAAAGTGACTTTCATAAGTTCCATTTTAGAAACAAGAAAGCAAGCAGAAGAAATGCAGTATCTTTCTCAATAACTTTTGTTGTTTAGTTGGGTTTGGAAATGATAATTAGACCAATCtatgtaattaattaatttattttttaggtatgggtgattgaactcagggactactgagccatattcctagccctattttgtattttatttagagacgggatttcactgaattgcttagtgccttgcttttgctgaggctggctttgaagtcatgatgctcctgccttagtctcctgagagACTTGCTATATCTCTCAAGCAgatcattttatatattattgcTTTTAAAGACACCGTAAGAGAACATAAAACTGTGGCAGGACTCTTACTTTACTACATGTAAAAGCAAGGGATAGTAGGCTCTGAGGAGACAGCATTGGTAGCCTGCTGGGTGTGgggaatggagaaaaataaatagaactaaaAGTAATATTGGAGGCACCTAATTGCCATGGTGAAGAACCAAAGCTGGGGTGATGCTGACAGGAACAGGAAGCAAGTGACTGAGGGGTGCAACTCCTGTATCTTCATTCAACATTCTGTTCTCCTTCTAATGTTCTTCTGGTGAAGTCTAATGGAAGCTGGATATCAAGGGAGAAATGGGGTTTTCAGTGGCTGATCCTAAATTACAAAGTAGAAGATAGAAAAGTCTATTTGAAGCTCAGAGACAATAGTTTAATGGCATCAAAATTGTTCCCTAAAAAGTAAGGATGAAAATCTTGTGCCAGTTCAAAGACTAGGACCTAATAAATTATACCCAACACTAAAAGTTATAAAATAATGAATTGGGAGTGTGCATTTAAGTTTTTCCAGACACTATTAAGTGATGTTCATAGATTACCTTGTTTAATATTATGATATAACAATTATTATCTATTAGCAAGGTAAGAAGGTGTTATGATAGGCTAACTGTTACAACTTAGAagaatccattgtctttcaatttaTATTAATGTCCTATATTCAATTACCTCAGACTCTTAAAAGAGCTGGGAAAAGTGATGTTTTTCTCTGTTGACCACATCAGACTCAATTTTATGAGTTTAAGTGGGGCTTCCTCTGTAAACATGAGGGCTGGTCCACCTGGCTGCACTCTTGAGTAAATAATCTCAGGTTTGGGCCATCTCTGTCTATCCCCCAATGCTCCAAACCCTTTAGCTCCTCAGTCCTTCAAACAATTCGACCTAATCATTCATGCCACTTATTTTTGTATTGCGATATTTGTCAGTTGGGTTCTGTGTAGTTCTACTGCTTAGAAGCTGTGTGATCCAGTGAAGAGCAGAAAAGAAATCCTTCTTCCAACCTGAACTCTTCTCAAAAATCCAGCAGGAATACTTTGCCACTATGTCAtctgtattttattaatttaaatcttAGGATTCATTATTAGGGAATTTATTCATCTATTGTGGTCTCATTATATACCAAAGCCCAGAAAAGTTATGGTAGATGGTAAGCATATAGGTATAATTCCTGTGTGttataacaaagaaaacaaaaggtaATATGTTGGCTATTAATAAATGCTAGTGACAAAATGCCAAGAGTATTTATTcagaatatttcatattttcttcttgAATAACATTTGCAACCTCAGCTGTGACAGACACACATTTCTGGTTTTATACATCAGGtagttcacttatttatttaaaaatatttattgagcatttattatGTTCCAGGCTTTGTTACAGGTCCTTGGGATGCTGGAGGTTAATAAATACTATCCTCAGGATGCTTATATTTGTGgttaacaaataataataagtgaaCACATTAAAAATGATTGCATAATATATATGTGCCATTTAATATTTACTTTGCTTACTAATAAAGTGCCTATTATAGGTTACAGAGTGCTTTTTAGGATATCTttggtttttattattttctcaatGTTGAAGAGTGATTTCTTTTTGCTGAGTATTCCTAAGAGATTTTCaacaatttgcatttctgtagTAATTATGTTTAAACAAGGAGCATGACTCATTTCTATAGTTAGTACGAAAAATTGTATAACAGCTATTGAAACATTGCTATCACATGGTTTTGAATGATACATGGTGAATTTGTTTTCATGTGGTAATTTTCTGTTTCTGAATTTTGAGTCTGTAGCTACTTTGAATACTAAGTCATATAGTAAAAATTAGTATTCATATTTCATCAGAAATTTTTCCTACTCAGCATATTCTTAACAGCAGCCTTTACATCCTTGTTCCTCAGACTATAGATGAGAGGATTGAGCATAGGGGTCATTACTCCATAGAAGAGGGAGATGAGAGCCTCAATGATGTCTTGATTATCTGTACCAGTGGAAGTTTTAGCCTTGGGCTTTGCATACATGAAGAAGATGGTTCCATAGAATATAATAACCACTGTCAGGTGGGCTGAGCAGGTAGAGAAGGCCTTACGTTTTCCTTCAGTGGACGGGATCCTCAGAATGGtagcaacaataaaaatgtaagagATCAAAATAACTAACAGTGGAATAACTAGGGCAACCAGATTTGACCCTGCCATGCTGATCACATTGATTGAAATATCAGCACAGGCCAGTTTCAATACAGCCAGAATTTCACAGACAAAATGATGAATGACATTATTAGTACAAAATGGTAATTGTATTGCTAGAGATGTCTGTATCATGGAATCAACAAGTCCGGTGACCCATGATCCAGCTGCCATGGGCACATAGACACCTTTGGTCATGATGGCAGAGTACCTTAGTGGATagcagatggccacatagcggtcaaGTGCCATCATGCCTAGAAGCACACATTCTGTGGCTCCCATGGCAAAGGAGAGGAACATTTGCACCATGCACCCAGGGAAGGAAACTTTTTTCCTTAATGTCAGAAAGCTGTCAAGAATTAGAGGGACAGAAGAACTTGTGTAGCAAATGTCCAGGAAGGAAAGATTACAGAGGAAGAAATACATGGGGGTGTGTAGGTGAAAATCATAGATGATCACTGAGATGAGGACTCCATTTCCAAGCAGGATTATTATGTACATCCACAAAACTAGCACAAAGAAAACTGTCTGGAGTTTTGGGTGGGCGGAAAGCCCCACCAAGACAAATTCTGTCAACACAGAATCATTGATTCTTTCCATGTTACACACTTTCTTCAACAGAACTCTGTGGATGATAGAACAGAAATCTGTTAATACAATATCTTCAAGAGCTGTTTTTTTTTGAATCATAGTCTGGGTTACTGAAATTTTGTATTTTGGTGCAATAGTGTaactttgagaattttttttttttttactataaataTGGCTCACTACATTGAGGATCCCAACCTGACTTTCTCAGACTTAAGAGACAGGAGCTTTGGATCCCGAACCATTTTCTTGTCATTTCTACAAGTTCTGCCTCTTGCAAAGCAGTGGCTGACAGCCTGGATTCAGCAGACAGCTATGCTTGGTTTGGCACTGGGTGTCTGCACTGTGTTTAAAATGTGAATTACAggtcaatattttaaaatcatcagCTATGTTTAAACATCTGTACTTCCAGCTTGGCTCCAAATAAATGAGGATTTTTGAAAATACTGAAGCTGTTTCCATCATGAAGTTGTTACAACTGACCCATATTCTTTGAAGCACGTCTCTTCATTCTGCCAGAGTACTCTCCTCACTCTCTTATCTCTTGTCACTGGAGGTGCATATAGGTTGCTAATGAACATGTTGTACTTAATTGGTTTTAAATCATTTATATTACCCAACAGAATCttgtatgtatttgaaatattaaCACAAGGCTGTCAATGCAGCAAGCCAGACATACAGCGAGGAGcctaggaaaatattttaaaatctgaagAAAAAGTGAACTTTTAAGTTTTAGCACACAATTTTAATATATATCTTTATACTGatacagaaataaaatataacttttaactttttaatgGAAAAAAGGGCCCACAAAGACAAAATTTTCTTAGGATCCATCAAAAAAAAATGATAGTATGGCCTGTGTGACTGAGTACCATTCTAATCTTTGTCTGCTGGTGGTAGCGAagtaattataatatataatatagtgTTTATGAAAAATCTCATCAAGGAAAGTACCTTCcttgagaaaaataacaaatatttacaTTTATCTACTCCCTTCTTCAATGTAACAAGGGCTTTTATGTTTAAACAAGTATTTTTCAAAATTGGAATAAAATTGAAAGTattaaaaaagacaattttattattgATAAAGAAAGGTAACATTGTATATTGTAGGCTTctctaatttgtttatttatacctCATGCAAGAACTATCAGGTGAGGATCATCTATAATGATAgtgcttttattaaaaatatatacatttaataaTGTCACTGA
Encoded proteins:
- the LOC143390797 gene encoding olfactory receptor 13C8 — encoded protein: MERINDSVLTEFVLVGLSAHPKLQTVFFVLVLWMYIIILLGNGVLISVIIYDFHLHTPMYFFLCNLSFLDICYTSSSVPLILDSFLTLRKKVSFPGCMVQMFLSFAMGATECVLLGMMALDRYVAICYPLRYSAIMTKGVYVPMAAGSWVTGLVDSMIQTSLAIQLPFCTNNVIHHFVCEILAVLKLACADISINVISMAGSNLVALVIPLLVILISYIFIVATILRIPSTEGKRKAFSTCSAHLTVVIIFYGTIFFMYAKPKAKTSTGTDNQDIIEALISLFYGVMTPMLNPLIYSLRNKDVKAAVKNMLSRKNF